A portion of the Roseovarius sp. SCSIO 43702 genome contains these proteins:
- a CDS encoding DUF1467 family protein, with the protein MGPVSAFVLFLVVWFMTFFVILPLRIQTQGEAGKIVEGTHSGSPHVHHLRKKILITTGIAVVIWAILAFVIVSGMLTVRDIDWFNRMG; encoded by the coding sequence ATGGGTCCGGTATCGGCCTTCGTGCTGTTCCTGGTGGTCTGGTTCATGACCTTCTTTGTCATCCTGCCCCTGCGCATCCAGACGCAGGGCGAGGCGGGCAAGATCGTGGAGGGCACGCATTCGGGCTCTCCCCATGTCCATCACCTGCGCAAGAAGATCCTCATCACCACCGGCATCGCGGTGGTGATCTGGGCGATCCTCGCCTTCGTGATCGTGAGCGGGATGCTCACGGTGCGCGATATCGACTGGTTCAACCGGATGGGCTGA
- a CDS encoding GNAT family N-acetyltransferase yields MSQDRPVGPVVENWQPPPSPSRDLVFEGRHARLEALDADAHAALLHQAFDGHDWVWDYLPVGPFASSAQFHRWVKDATSAGDPVFFAIHDKDADAWGGFASFLRITPDMGTVEVGFIAMAPRLQRTRAATEAMFLMMKWAFEAGYRRYEWKCDALNIPSRRAAQRFGFSYEGTFRQDRIVKGRNRDTAWFSVIDREWPALSEAFRLWLDPSNFDDTSHQREALSDLTRLVRAADDPAL; encoded by the coding sequence ATGAGCCAGGACCGCCCCGTCGGCCCCGTGGTCGAGAACTGGCAGCCGCCCCCGTCACCGTCCCGCGACCTCGTCTTCGAGGGCCGGCACGCCCGGCTCGAGGCGCTCGACGCGGACGCGCACGCGGCGCTTCTCCACCAGGCCTTCGACGGGCACGACTGGGTGTGGGATTACCTGCCGGTCGGCCCCTTCGCCTCCTCCGCGCAGTTTCACCGCTGGGTCAAGGATGCCACGAGCGCCGGCGACCCCGTCTTCTTCGCCATCCACGACAAGGATGCCGACGCGTGGGGCGGCTTTGCCTCCTTCCTGCGTATCACCCCCGACATGGGCACGGTCGAGGTGGGCTTCATCGCCATGGCGCCCCGCCTGCAACGCACCCGCGCGGCGACCGAGGCGATGTTTCTCATGATGAAATGGGCGTTCGAGGCGGGTTATCGCCGGTACGAGTGGAAATGCGATGCGCTCAACATCCCCTCGCGCCGCGCCGCCCAGCGGTTCGGCTTCAGCTACGAAGGCACCTTCCGTCAGGACCGGATCGTCAAGGGCCGCAACCGCGATACCGCCTGGTTCTCGGTCATCGACCGCGAATGGCCCGCCCTCTCCGAGGCGTTCCGCCTCTGGCTCGATCCCTCGAATTTCGACGATACCAGCCACCAGCGCGAGGCATTATCCGATCTCACCCGCCTCGTGCGCGCCGCCGACGACCCGGCCCTCTGA
- the mce gene encoding methylmalonyl-CoA epimerase has protein sequence MIGRLNHVAIAVPDLEAAAAQYRDALGADLGAPQDEPDHGVTVIFIELPNTKIELLHPLGEDSPIKGFLEKNPAGGIHHICYEVEDIIAARDRLTESGARVLGTGEPKIGAHGKPVLFLHPKDFNGCLVELEEV, from the coding sequence ATGATCGGCCGTCTCAATCACGTCGCAATCGCGGTGCCCGACCTCGAGGCCGCCGCCGCGCAGTATCGCGACGCCCTCGGGGCCGATTTGGGTGCGCCGCAGGACGAGCCCGACCACGGCGTGACCGTCATCTTCATCGAGTTGCCGAACACCAAGATCGAGCTTCTGCATCCCCTGGGCGAGGACAGCCCGATCAAGGGCTTTCTCGAGAAGAACCCGGCGGGGGGCATTCATCACATCTGCTACGAGGTCGAGGACATCATCGCCGCGCGCGACCGGCTGACCGAGAGCGGCGCGCGTGTCCTCGGGACCGGGGAGCCCAAGATCGGCGCACATGGCAAGCCGGTTCTTTTCCTGCATCCCAAGGATTTCAACGGCTGTCTCGTCGAACTGGAGGAAGTCTGA
- a CDS encoding hemerythrin domain-containing protein: protein MSDIYTAIKSDHDRHRDLIATIEDTSGDSDTRRKAWKEFYEDVKAHGAAEEETFYSKLISKTWGQDSARHSVHEHQQIDDLLEELNGMDMAEGAWLQKFKKLSHDYHHHIDEEEDEVFARAREVIPESEIKGYGDRFRKRKEEELGLIDEKREDSLED, encoded by the coding sequence ATGTCAGACATCTACACAGCCATCAAATCCGACCACGACCGCCACCGCGACCTGATCGCCACGATCGAGGACACCTCGGGCGACAGCGACACCCGGCGCAAGGCGTGGAAGGAGTTCTACGAGGACGTGAAGGCCCACGGCGCCGCCGAGGAGGAGACCTTCTATTCCAAGCTCATCTCCAAGACTTGGGGCCAGGACAGCGCGCGCCATTCGGTCCACGAACACCAGCAGATCGACGATCTGCTCGAGGAGCTGAACGGGATGGACATGGCCGAGGGCGCCTGGCTCCAGAAGTTCAAGAAGCTCAGCCACGACTACCACCATCACATCGACGAGGAGGAGGACGAGGTCTTCGCCCGCGCCCGCGAGGTCATCCCCGAAAGCGAGATCAAGGGCTATGGCGACCGCTTCCGCAAGCGCAAGGAAGAGGAACTCGGCCTCATCGACGAAAAGCGCGAGGACAGCCTCGAGGATTGA
- a CDS encoding aminodeoxychorismate synthase component I: protein MRIRFDHGPEGRAAIFDGAAGLIVAHGPGDVPAALAALDAAREAGLWLAGFASYELGLVLEPKLAPLLPGGRRLPLLQFGTYERPEDAAPLVAGEVALGGFAPRWSAGDHAAAFDRVQAYIGAGDIYQVNLTFPIDLEARGRAEAIYAALDAVQPVRHGALIEAEGLPAILSRSPELFFRTDGQGGIETRPMKGTQPRSADAAEDARRRYFLQSDEKNRAENLMIVDLLRNDLSRVCAPGSVRVPELFSVESYETVHQMTSLVTGRMVPETGLADIFAALFPCGSITGAPKVRAMEIIGELEPWPRDVYCGAIGWAAPDGRAEFNVAIRTLLVEADGRARLNVGGGVVHDSTGAGEYEEALWKARFVDRLIG, encoded by the coding sequence GTGCGGATACGTTTCGATCATGGACCGGAGGGTCGTGCGGCGATCTTCGACGGTGCCGCCGGGCTGATCGTGGCGCATGGTCCGGGCGACGTGCCGGCCGCACTGGCCGCGCTCGATGCGGCGCGGGAGGCGGGGCTGTGGCTGGCCGGGTTCGCGAGCTACGAATTGGGGCTGGTCCTCGAGCCCAAGCTCGCGCCGCTGCTGCCCGGGGGACGACGCCTGCCGCTCCTGCAATTCGGCACCTACGAGCGCCCCGAGGACGCCGCGCCGCTGGTCGCGGGGGAGGTGGCGCTGGGCGGGTTCGCGCCGCGCTGGAGCGCCGGGGATCATGCGGCGGCTTTCGACAGGGTGCAGGCCTATATCGGGGCGGGCGATATCTATCAGGTGAACCTCACCTTTCCCATCGACCTCGAGGCGCGGGGACGGGCGGAGGCGATCTATGCCGCGCTCGACGCCGTGCAGCCGGTGCGCCACGGCGCGCTGATCGAGGCGGAGGGCCTGCCCGCCATCCTGTCCCGCTCGCCCGAGCTTTTCTTCCGCACCGACGGGCAGGGCGGGATCGAGACGCGGCCGATGAAGGGCACGCAGCCGCGCAGCGCGGATGCGGCGGAGGACGCGCGGCGGCGCTATTTCCTCCAATCGGACGAGAAGAACCGCGCCGAGAACCTGATGATCGTGGATCTTTTGCGCAACGATCTGAGTCGGGTCTGCGCGCCGGGCAGCGTGCGGGTGCCCGAGCTTTTCTCGGTCGAGAGCTACGAGACGGTGCACCAGATGACCTCGCTCGTCACGGGGCGGATGGTGCCGGAAACCGGGCTTGCCGACATTTTCGCGGCGTTGTTTCCCTGCGGGTCGATCACCGGGGCGCCGAAGGTGCGCGCGATGGAGATCATCGGCGAGCTGGAGCCGTGGCCGCGCGATGTCTATTGCGGCGCGATCGGCTGGGCCGCGCCCGACGGGCGGGCGGAGTTCAACGTGGCGATCCGCACCCTCCTGGTCGAGGCGGACGGGCGCGCGCGGCTCAACGTGGGCGGCGGCGTCGTCCATGACAGCACCGGCGCGGGGGAATACGAGGAGGCGCTCTGGAAGGCGCGGTTCGTCGATCGGCTGATCGGATGA
- a CDS encoding response regulator, which produces MDDARTFHPPYTPTSGRPLLGMTILVVEDSLFACDAMRLMCLHSGARIRRADCLRSARRHLQVYRPSAVIVDLGLPDGSGADLITELHEAVPRVAVILGTSGDDGAEDLAMAAGADAFLAKPVTHLGRFQETILALLPPERQPTGPRRLRTDIIHADPIAYRDDMSHVASLLDEDADGPMLDYVAQFLSGVARAAGDRQLVRAAENLAQLRARGDAATGPVARIAGLLQERIAGRAAM; this is translated from the coding sequence ATGGACGACGCCCGCACCTTTCACCCCCCCTACACGCCCACCTCGGGCCGCCCGCTTCTCGGCATGACGATCCTCGTGGTCGAGGACAGCCTCTTCGCCTGCGACGCGATGCGGCTCATGTGCCTGCATTCCGGCGCGCGCATCCGCCGTGCCGATTGCCTGCGTTCGGCCCGCCGGCACCTTCAGGTCTACCGCCCCTCGGCGGTCATCGTCGACCTGGGGCTGCCCGACGGGTCCGGTGCCGACCTCATCACCGAATTGCACGAGGCCGTGCCGCGCGTCGCGGTCATCCTCGGGACAAGCGGTGATGACGGGGCCGAGGACCTGGCCATGGCAGCGGGTGCCGACGCGTTCCTTGCCAAGCCCGTGACCCATCTCGGCCGCTTCCAGGAGACGATCCTCGCCCTCCTCCCGCCCGAGCGGCAACCGACCGGCCCGCGCCGGTTGCGCACCGACATCATCCATGCCGACCCGATCGCCTATCGCGACGACATGAGCCATGTGGCAAGCCTTCTCGACGAAGATGCGGACGGGCCGATGCTCGATTACGTGGCACAGTTCCTGTCGGGCGTGGCGCGTGCCGCGGGCGACCGCCAGCTCGTCCGCGCGGCCGAGAACCTCGCGCAGCTTCGCGCCAGGGGCGACGCGGCGACCGGCCCCGTGGCCCGTATCGCGGGTCTCCTGCAAGAGCGGATCGCGGGTCGCGCTGCCATGTGA
- a CDS encoding outer membrane protein, with product MKRLLTLVAGGVLAVGAAPTQAQDWSGMYAGVQLGYGSGDAGGFVTSNPAVRFDSSPEGLLGGAFVGYNWQLSSNLIGGVEGEVFAAGLDDPGPVNTAPTQSVDQQLEAGAALRARLGYGMGQYLPYVAVGLASGLVQTQFAGVGGNPTRNKFMHGYTAALGLDISRSDRSMMRVEFRHTNYGSTSTGPNTFPTIVPLTLDDFEANEIRIGYALRF from the coding sequence ATGAAACGTTTGCTTACTCTCGTCGCCGGGGGTGTCCTGGCTGTGGGCGCGGCACCGACGCAGGCACAGGACTGGAGCGGCATGTATGCTGGTGTCCAACTCGGCTACGGCTCGGGCGATGCCGGCGGTTTCGTCACCTCGAACCCCGCCGTCCGCTTCGACTCGTCTCCCGAAGGATTGCTGGGCGGTGCTTTCGTCGGCTATAACTGGCAACTTTCCTCGAACCTGATCGGCGGGGTCGAGGGCGAAGTCTTCGCCGCGGGCCTCGATGATCCCGGCCCCGTCAACACCGCGCCCACGCAGAGCGTCGACCAGCAACTCGAAGCCGGGGCCGCGCTGCGGGCGCGGTTGGGCTACGGCATGGGCCAATACCTGCCCTATGTCGCGGTCGGGCTTGCCTCCGGCCTGGTCCAGACCCAGTTCGCCGGCGTGGGCGGCAACCCGACGAGAAACAAGTTCATGCACGGCTACACGGCTGCGCTGGGACTCGACATATCCAGGAGCGACCGCTCGATGATGAGAGTGGAGTTCCGCCACACCAATTACGGCTCCACCTCGACCGGACCGAACACGTTTCCTACGATCGTCCCGCTCACTCTGGATGATTTCGAGGCGAACGAGATTCGCATCGGCTACGCCCTGCGATTCTGA
- a CDS encoding cyclopropane-fatty-acyl-phospholipid synthase family protein — MWTRVLDAFLSQLIKRGELIVTLPDGETRRYGDASLGPSVAIAFHDESLPRKIVFQPDLAVGEAYMDERLTIEGDDLRGFLALAMSNMSRTGQPWFRTPLIWARQAGRFLQQFNPAGRSRANVAHHYDLSGELYDLFLDEDRQYSCAYFARPDMTLEEAQAAKKHHIARKLMIEPGMRVLDIGCGWGGMGLTLAGDYGADVTGVTLSTEQHAMANSRARAAGLSDRVRFKLMDYREVEGRFDRIVSVGMFEHVGVPHYNTYFRTVRDLLTPEGVALIHTIGRADPPGTTSPWLTKYIFPGGYVPAMSETMRAIENQGIFATDVEIWRLHYAETLKHWHDRFVANEDKARALYDERFCRMWRFYLVACEMTFRHAEQVVFQFQLARDRHTVPLTRDYIYEGGHSQARKAAE, encoded by the coding sequence ATGTGGACACGTGTTCTCGATGCCTTTCTGTCGCAGCTCATCAAGCGGGGTGAACTCATCGTGACCCTGCCCGACGGCGAAACGCGCCGCTACGGCGATGCTTCGCTCGGGCCCTCGGTCGCCATCGCCTTCCATGACGAGAGCCTGCCGCGCAAGATCGTGTTCCAGCCCGACCTCGCCGTGGGCGAAGCCTACATGGACGAACGCCTCACCATCGAGGGCGACGACCTCCGCGGCTTCCTCGCGCTCGCCATGTCCAACATGTCGCGGACTGGGCAGCCGTGGTTCCGCACGCCGCTGATCTGGGCCCGCCAGGCCGGCCGCTTCCTGCAACAGTTCAACCCGGCCGGCCGCTCACGCGCCAACGTGGCCCATCACTACGACCTCTCGGGCGAGCTCTACGATCTCTTTCTCGACGAGGACCGGCAGTATTCCTGTGCCTATTTCGCCCGCCCCGACATGACGCTCGAGGAGGCGCAGGCCGCCAAGAAACATCACATCGCCCGCAAGCTCATGATCGAACCCGGCATGCGCGTGCTCGACATCGGGTGCGGCTGGGGCGGGATGGGCCTGACGCTCGCGGGCGACTACGGTGCCGATGTCACGGGCGTGACCCTCTCGACCGAACAGCACGCCATGGCCAACTCCCGCGCCCGCGCCGCCGGTCTCTCCGATCGCGTGCGCTTCAAGCTGATGGACTACCGCGAGGTCGAGGGGCGCTTCGACCGCATCGTCTCGGTCGGCATGTTCGAGCATGTGGGCGTGCCGCATTACAACACGTATTTCCGCACGGTCCGCGATCTGCTCACCCCCGAGGGTGTGGCGCTCATCCACACGATCGGCCGCGCCGACCCGCCCGGCACGACAAGCCCGTGGCTCACCAAGTACATCTTCCCCGGCGGCTACGTGCCCGCCATGTCCGAAACCATGCGCGCGATCGAAAACCAGGGCATCTTTGCCACCGACGTGGAAATCTGGCGCCTGCATTACGCCGAGACGCTCAAGCACTGGCACGACCGCTTCGTCGCGAACGAGGACAAGGCCCGCGCGCTTTACGACGAACGCTTCTGCCGGATGTGGCGCTTCTACCTCGTGGCTTGCGAGATGACCTTCCGGCACGCCGAACAGGTGGTGTTCCAGTTCCAGCTCGCGCGCGACCGTCACACGGTCCCGCTCACCCGCGACTACATCTACGAAGGCGGCCACTCCCAGGCGCGCAAGGCGGCGGAGTAA
- the aspS gene encoding aspartate--tRNA ligase yields the protein MHAYRSHTCAQLDKSNVGETVRLSGWVHRIRDHGGVLFVDLRDHYGVTQVLCDSDSPVFAEVEKLRSEWCIRIDGEVKARDESLVNPKLPTGEIEVYIRDMEVLGAAKELPLLVFGDQEYPEETRLRYRYLDLRREAMQRNMALRSDVIASMRQRMWNKGFREYQTPIITASSPEGARDFLVPSRLHPGKFYALPQAPQLFKQLIMVSGFDRYFQIAPCFRDEDPRADRSPTDFYQLDMEMSFVEQQDVFDTIQPVIQGIFEEFGGGRKVDEVWPQISYADAALWYGTDKPDLRNPIRMERVSEHFRGSGFAIFAKILEQEGTEIRAIPAPGGGSRKFCDRMNAFAQKEGLPGMGYIFWREGENGMEAAGPLAKNIGPERTEAIRQQLGLGQGDAAFFLGGKPKTFEAVAGRARTVIGEELGLTETDRFAFAWIVDFPIYERDEETGEIDFEHNPFSMPQGGMEALEGDPLKVKGYQYDLACNGYELVSGAIRNHRPEVMLKAFEIAGYGEDEVKKRFAGLYGAFQYGAPPHGGCAAGIDRIVMLLADTANIREVIMFPMNQRAEDLMMNAPSEPTSEQLMELGLRVLPREE from the coding sequence ATGCATGCATATCGCAGCCACACCTGCGCCCAACTCGACAAGAGCAACGTGGGCGAGACCGTGCGTCTCTCGGGGTGGGTCCACCGGATCCGCGATCACGGTGGCGTGCTGTTCGTCGATCTGCGCGATCATTACGGCGTGACGCAGGTCTTGTGCGATTCCGACAGCCCCGTCTTCGCCGAGGTGGAGAAGCTCAGGAGCGAGTGGTGCATCCGCATCGACGGCGAGGTGAAGGCGCGCGACGAGAGCCTCGTGAACCCCAAGCTGCCGACGGGCGAGATCGAGGTCTACATCCGCGACATGGAGGTGCTGGGCGCGGCGAAGGAGCTTCCGCTGCTGGTCTTCGGCGACCAGGAATACCCCGAGGAGACGCGGCTGCGCTATCGCTATCTCGACCTGCGGCGCGAGGCGATGCAGCGCAACATGGCGTTGCGCTCGGACGTGATCGCGTCGATGCGCCAGCGGATGTGGAACAAGGGGTTCCGCGAATACCAGACGCCGATCATCACCGCGTCCTCGCCCGAAGGCGCGCGCGACTTCCTCGTGCCGTCGCGGCTTCACCCTGGCAAGTTCTATGCGCTGCCGCAGGCGCCGCAGCTTTTCAAGCAGCTCATCATGGTGTCGGGCTTCGACCGCTATTTCCAGATCGCGCCCTGTTTCCGCGACGAGGATCCGCGCGCCGACCGCTCGCCCACGGATTTCTACCAGCTCGACATGGAGATGAGTTTCGTCGAGCAGCAGGACGTGTTCGACACGATCCAGCCGGTGATCCAGGGCATTTTCGAGGAGTTCGGCGGCGGCCGGAAGGTCGACGAGGTCTGGCCGCAGATTTCCTATGCGGACGCGGCGCTCTGGTACGGCACCGACAAGCCCGACCTGCGCAACCCGATCAGGATGGAGCGCGTGTCCGAGCATTTCCGCGGCTCGGGCTTTGCCATCTTCGCCAAGATCCTCGAGCAGGAGGGCACCGAGATCCGCGCCATCCCCGCGCCGGGGGGCGGCTCGCGCAAGTTCTGCGACCGGATGAACGCGTTTGCGCAGAAAGAGGGACTGCCGGGGATGGGGTACATCTTCTGGCGGGAGGGCGAGAACGGCATGGAGGCCGCAGGTCCGCTGGCCAAGAATATCGGCCCCGAGCGCACCGAGGCCATTCGCCAGCAGCTTGGTCTCGGGCAGGGCGACGCGGCGTTCTTCCTCGGCGGCAAGCCCAAGACCTTCGAGGCCGTGGCGGGACGGGCGCGCACGGTGATCGGCGAGGAACTGGGCCTGACCGAGACCGACCGTTTCGCCTTTGCCTGGATCGTCGATTTCCCGATCTACGAGCGTGACGAGGAAACCGGCGAGATCGATTTCGAGCACAACCCGTTCTCGATGCCGCAAGGCGGAATGGAGGCGCTCGAGGGTGATCCCCTGAAGGTGAAGGGATACCAGTACGACCTTGCCTGCAACGGTTACGAGCTTGTCTCGGGGGCCATTCGGAACCACAGGCCCGAGGTCATGCTCAAGGCGTTCGAGATCGCGGGCTATGGCGAGGACGAGGTGAAGAAGCGCTTCGCGGGGCTCTATGGCGCGTTCCAGTACGGCGCGCCGCCGCACGGGGGCTGTGCCGCGGGGATCGACCGGATCGTCATGCTGCTGGCCGACACGGCTAATATCCGCGAGGTCATCATGTTCCCGATGAACCAGCGTGCCGAGGACCTGATGATGAACGCACCCTCGGAGCCCACGAGCGAACAGTTGATGGAACTGGGGCTCAGGGTGCTGCCGCGGGAGGAGTGA
- the carB gene encoding carbamoyl-phosphate synthase large subunit, with product MPRRDDIKSIMIIGAGPIIIGQACEFDYSGAQACKALREEGYRVILVNSNPATIMTDPELADATYIEPITPEIVARIIEKERPDALLPTMGGQTGLNTALAAADMGVLEKFGVELIGANREAIEMAEDRKLFREAMDRLGIENPKATIANSLDEAMAAIDHVGLPAIIRPAFTLGGTGGGVAYNRDDYEYYCKSGLDASPVSQILIDESLLGWKEYEMEVVRDRADNAIIVCAIENVDPMGVHTGDSITVAPALTLTDKEYQVMRNHSIAVLREIGVETGGSNVQWAVNPDDGRMVVIEMNPRVSRSSALASKATGFPIAKIAAKLAVGYTLDELDNDITKVTPASFEPTIDYVVTKIPRFAFEKFPGSKPTLTTAMKSVGEAMAIGRTIHESLQKALASMETGLSGFDEIEIEGAPDHAAIIRALSAQTPDRIRTIAQAMRHGLSDDDIHHATSFDPWFLARIREIVEAEEAVRADGLPEDEPALRRLKMMGFTDARLATLTGMTEAQVRAARHARGVTAVFKRIDTCAAEFEAQTPYMYSTYETPVMGDVECEARPSDAKKVVILGGGPNRIGQGIEFDYCCCHACFALSDAGYETIMVNCNPETVSTDYDTSDRLYFEPLTFEHVMEILRVEQENGTLHGVIVQFGGQTPLKLANALEAEGIPILGTSPDAIDLAEDRERFQALVNKLGLKQPRNGIASTDAQALAIAEEIGFPLVIRPSYVLGGRAMEIVRDMAHLERYIAEAVVVSGKSPVLLDGYLSGAIECDVDALCDGTDVHVAGIMQHIEEAGVHSGDSACSLPPYTLSRETIEEIERQTRALALELGVVGLMNVQFAVKNGDIYLIEVNPRASRTVPFVAKATDSAIASIAARLMAGEPLSNFPHRGSYPEDAKPGTLPMADPLTLADPAMPWFSVKEAVLPFARFPGVDTILGPEMRSTGEVMGWDVSFARAFLKAQLGAGVNLPTEGRVFVSIKDADKTPQMIETAQTLVDLGFSLVATRGTAAFLEENGLTCETVQKVYEGRPNIVDMLKNEQIALVMNTTEGAQAVEDSREIRSVALYDKLPYFTTAAGSHAAAQAMKARLEGDLGVLPLQGST from the coding sequence ATGCCGAGACGAGACGATATCAAGTCCATCATGATCATCGGCGCGGGTCCCATCATCATCGGACAGGCCTGCGAATTCGACTATTCGGGCGCCCAGGCCTGCAAGGCGCTGCGCGAGGAAGGGTATCGCGTCATCCTGGTGAACTCGAACCCCGCCACCATCATGACCGACCCCGAGCTCGCCGACGCCACCTATATCGAGCCGATCACCCCCGAGATCGTCGCCAGGATCATCGAGAAGGAACGCCCCGACGCGCTTCTGCCCACGATGGGCGGACAGACCGGCCTCAACACCGCGCTTGCCGCGGCCGACATGGGCGTGCTCGAGAAATTCGGTGTCGAGCTCATCGGCGCCAACCGCGAGGCCATCGAGATGGCCGAGGACCGCAAGCTCTTCCGCGAGGCGATGGACCGGCTCGGGATCGAGAACCCCAAGGCCACCATCGCCAACTCGCTCGACGAGGCCATGGCCGCCATCGACCACGTGGGCCTTCCCGCGATCATCCGCCCCGCCTTCACCTTGGGCGGCACCGGCGGCGGCGTGGCCTATAACCGTGACGATTACGAATACTACTGCAAATCCGGCCTCGACGCCTCGCCCGTCAGCCAGATCCTCATCGACGAGTCGCTGCTGGGGTGGAAGGAATACGAGATGGAGGTCGTGCGCGACCGCGCCGACAACGCCATCATCGTCTGCGCCATCGAGAACGTCGATCCCATGGGCGTCCACACCGGCGATTCGATCACCGTGGCCCCCGCGCTCACGCTCACCGACAAGGAATACCAGGTGATGCGCAACCACTCCATCGCCGTCCTGCGCGAGATCGGCGTCGAGACGGGTGGCTCGAACGTGCAATGGGCCGTCAATCCCGATGACGGGCGGATGGTGGTGATCGAGATGAACCCGCGCGTGTCGCGCTCCTCGGCGCTGGCGTCCAAGGCCACGGGCTTCCCCATCGCCAAGATCGCCGCGAAACTCGCCGTGGGCTACACGCTCGATGAGCTCGACAACGACATCACCAAGGTCACGCCGGCCAGCTTCGAGCCCACGATCGACTATGTCGTGACCAAGATCCCGCGCTTCGCCTTCGAGAAGTTCCCCGGCAGCAAGCCCACCCTCACCACCGCGATGAAATCCGTGGGCGAGGCCATGGCCATCGGCCGCACGATCCACGAATCGCTGCAAAAGGCGCTCGCCTCGATGGAGACGGGGCTTTCGGGTTTCGACGAGATCGAGATCGAGGGCGCCCCCGACCACGCCGCCATCATCCGCGCGCTCAGCGCCCAGACGCCGGACCGCATCCGCACCATCGCGCAGGCCATGCGCCACGGTCTGTCGGACGACGACATCCACCACGCCACCTCCTTCGATCCGTGGTTCCTCGCCCGCATCCGCGAGATCGTCGAGGCCGAGGAAGCCGTGCGCGCGGACGGTCTGCCCGAAGACGAGCCCGCGCTCAGGCGGCTCAAGATGATGGGCTTCACCGACGCCCGCCTCGCCACGCTGACCGGCATGACCGAGGCACAGGTCCGCGCCGCGCGCCACGCGCGGGGCGTCACCGCCGTCTTCAAGCGCATCGACACCTGCGCCGCCGAGTTCGAGGCCCAGACACCCTACATGTATTCCACCTACGAAACCCCCGTCATGGGCGACGTGGAATGCGAAGCGCGCCCGTCGGACGCGAAGAAGGTCGTGATCCTCGGCGGCGGCCCCAACCGCATCGGCCAGGGGATCGAGTTCGACTATTGCTGCTGTCACGCCTGTTTCGCGCTCTCGGACGCGGGCTACGAGACGATCATGGTCAACTGCAACCCCGAGACCGTCTCGACCGATTACGACACGTCCGACCGGCTCTATTTCGAGCCGCTCACCTTCGAACACGTCATGGAAATCCTGCGCGTCGAGCAGGAGAACGGCACCTTGCACGGCGTCATCGTCCAGTTCGGCGGCCAGACGCCGCTGAAGCTCGCCAACGCGCTCGAGGCCGAGGGCATCCCGATCCTCGGCACCTCGCCCGACGCGATCGACCTCGCCGAGGACCGCGAGCGGTTCCAGGCGCTCGTCAACAAGCTCGGTCTGAAACAGCCCCGGAACGGCATCGCCTCGACCGACGCGCAGGCGCTGGCGATCGCCGAGGAGATCGGCTTCCCGCTGGTGATCCGCCCCTCCTACGTCCTGGGTGGCCGCGCGATGGAGATCGTGCGCGACATGGCCCATCTCGAGCGCTACATCGCCGAGGCGGTCGTGGTCTCGGGCAAGAGCCCGGTCCTGCTCGACGGCTATCTCTCGGGCGCCATCGAATGCGACGTGGACGCGCTTTGCGACGGGACCGACGTGCATGTCGCGGGCATCATGCAACATATCGAGGAGGCGGGCGTGCATTCCGGCGACAGCGCCTGTTCGCTCCCGCCCTACACGCTCTCGCGCGAGACCATCGAGGAGATCGAGCGCCAGACCCGCGCGCTCGCGCTCGAGCTGGGCGTCGTCGGTCTCATGAACGTGCAATTCGCGGTCAAGAACGGCGACATCTACCTCATCGAGGTCAACCCCCGCGCCTCGCGCACCGTGCCCTTCGTGGCCAAGGCCACCGATTCCGCCATCGCCTCCATCGCCGCCCGCCTCATGGCCGGTGAGCCGCTCTCGAACTTCCCCCATCGCGGCTCCTATCCCGAGGACGCGAAACCCGGCACTCTGCCGATGGCCGATCCGCTGACGCTCGCCGATCCCGCGATGCCGTGGTTCTCGGTCAAGGAGGCGGTGCTGCCCTTCGCCCGCTTCCCCGGCGTCGACACGATCCTGGGGCCGGAAATGCGCTCCACCGGCGAGGTCATGGGCTGGGACGTCTCCTTCGCCCGCGCCTTTCTCAAGGCACAGCTCGGCGCCGGCGTGAACCTGCCCACCGAGGGCCGCGTCTTCGTCTCGATCAAGGATGCCGACAAGACGCCGCAGATGATCGAAACGGCGCAAACCCTCGTCGACCTCGGGTTCTCCCTCGTCGCGACGCGCGGCACCGCGGCCTTCCTCGAGGAAAACGGCCTCACCTGCGAGACGGTCCAGAAGGTCTATGAAGGCCGCCCCAACATCGTCGACATGCTCAAGAACGAACAGATCGCGCTCGTCATGAACACGACCGAGGGCGCGCAGGCGGTCGAGGACAGCCGCGAGATCCGCTCGGTCGCGCTTTATGACAAGTTGCCCTATTTCACCACCGCCGCCGGCTCCCACGCCGCGGCGCAGGCGATGAAGGCACGGCTCGAGGGCGATCTCGGCGTCCTGCCGCTTCAGGGAAGCACCTGA